One genomic segment of Thermodesulfatator atlanticus DSM 21156 includes these proteins:
- a CDS encoding 2-phosphosulfolactate phosphatase, with protein sequence MKKIKVLPTPKPIETDGLVILVDILRATSTIVALLAHDAVCVKPVSTIEEAFLYKEKGYLLAGERNCTPPEGFHMGNSPLEAEKARRAKVVLTTSNGTKALSFVQNAKAICAGSFLNINAVLEFAKRFEEVVILCAGTEEELSLEDFLWAGMFLGKFDDYQTQNDAAEVALRYAKNTDNIFEEIKRSHHAQRLIKLGFEKDVAFCAKENLYGILPILTNEGFIALKGFEK encoded by the coding sequence GTGAAAAAAATAAAAGTTTTACCAACTCCCAAACCTATAGAAACAGATGGACTAGTTATTTTAGTAGATATTCTTCGGGCAACTTCTACTATTGTTGCACTTCTTGCTCATGACGCCGTCTGTGTCAAACCTGTCAGCACAATTGAAGAAGCATTTCTTTACAAAGAAAAGGGTTATCTGCTGGCAGGCGAAAGGAATTGCACCCCTCCTGAAGGATTTCACATGGGCAATAGTCCTCTTGAAGCAGAAAAAGCTAGAAGAGCTAAAGTAGTTCTTACCACTTCTAACGGAACAAAGGCCCTTTCTTTTGTGCAAAACGCAAAAGCAATTTGTGCGGGCAGTTTTCTAAACATAAACGCTGTTCTAGAGTTTGCTAAAAGATTCGAAGAAGTAGTCATATTATGTGCCGGGACAGAAGAAGAACTATCTCTGGAAGACTTTTTGTGGGCAGGCATGTTTTTGGGCAAGTTTGATGATTATCAGACACAAAATGACGCTGCCGAAGTTGCCTTAAGGTATGCTAAAAATACAGACAATATCTTTGAAGAGATTAAAAGGTCACACCACGCCCAAAGACTAATCAAACTCGGCTTTGAAAAAGACGTAGCTTTTTGTGCTAAAGAAAATTTATACGGGATTTTACCAATTCTAACAAACGAAGGCTTTATAGCCCTTAAAGGTTTTGAAAAATAA